In Halovivax gelatinilyticus, the following are encoded in one genomic region:
- a CDS encoding DUF7344 domain-containing protein, with translation MSKELKDILRILQSERRRIVLELLLDLQIEEGSETVTVRVSDLGRQVAAEEADVDSESVGRTVQRSSDIGLKHTHLPMLDDYGVVNFDEHAMKVSSTNQTEPLAQLMKRIVDVVDESEIRITGSYYSDRVL, from the coding sequence ATGAGTAAGGAACTGAAGGACATCCTGCGTATTCTCCAGTCGGAGCGACGTCGAATCGTGCTCGAGTTACTCCTAGATCTTCAAATCGAGGAAGGTAGCGAGACGGTGACCGTTCGGGTGTCAGACCTGGGTAGACAGGTTGCTGCCGAAGAAGCGGATGTGGATTCCGAGTCAGTCGGCCGGACTGTACAACGATCATCGGACATTGGTCTCAAACATACCCATCTTCCGATGCTCGACGATTATGGTGTCGTCAACTTTGACGAACATGCGATGAAAGTATCGTCCACAAATCAGACCGAACCTCTGGCACAGTTAATGAAAAGAATCGTAGATGTAGTCGATGAGAGTGAGATTAGAATCACTGGGTCATATTATTCGGACCGAGTGCTCTAA
- a CDS encoding 7-carboxy-7-deazaguanine synthase QueE: MPVTSDVSELATEHAGEGEGLPINELFCSLQGEGKLAGVPSVFVRTSGCNLRCWFCDSYHTSWEPTGAWLTIDDIIDEVLTYENADHVVLTGGEPMIHERSVQLLDELGDHGYHTTVETNGTTYRDATIDLASISPKLASSTPTPDRAPKGDGEWEIRHEEQRIDLEALGRLIDQYDSQLKFVVTEAHDLSEVDYLVSQIRELTDTAVTNDDVLLMPEGATRDELDDTRNEIAELALERGYRYTPRLHVDLWNDEPGT; the protein is encoded by the coding sequence ATGCCGGTCACAAGCGACGTTTCGGAACTCGCCACCGAACACGCTGGTGAAGGTGAGGGTCTTCCGATAAACGAACTCTTCTGCTCGTTACAGGGAGAGGGCAAACTCGCCGGTGTCCCCTCTGTGTTCGTCAGAACGTCGGGCTGCAACCTCAGGTGTTGGTTTTGCGACTCCTACCACACCTCCTGGGAACCGACCGGAGCATGGCTTACAATCGACGATATCATCGACGAAGTTCTCACGTACGAAAACGCGGATCACGTCGTCTTGACCGGCGGGGAACCGATGATCCACGAACGCTCTGTCCAACTCCTGGACGAACTGGGCGATCACGGCTATCACACTACCGTGGAGACGAATGGCACCACCTATCGAGATGCAACGATCGATTTGGCGAGCATTAGTCCGAAACTCGCGAGCAGTACACCCACACCCGATCGCGCCCCGAAGGGAGACGGGGAGTGGGAGATAAGACATGAAGAACAGCGTATCGATCTCGAAGCGCTCGGAAGGCTGATCGACCAGTACGATAGCCAATTGAAGTTCGTCGTTACTGAAGCGCACGATTTGTCCGAAGTCGATTATCTCGTTAGCCAGATCCGAGAGTTGACCGATACGGCAGTGACCAATGACGACGTTTTGTTGATGCCAGAAGGGGCGACCCGAGACGAACTGGACGACACACGAAACGAGATCGCCGAATTGGCACTTGAGCGTGGCTATCGCTACACGCCGCGACTGCACGTCGATCTGTGGAACGACGAACCAGGAACATGA
- a CDS encoding ATP-binding protein translates to MTTDAGDALLSDLHEHNPWWETGAEAFTLPARQKSDFYHLARPGADGSQFEDQPVLALVGRSGAGKTTLLYEFIRHRIDAGDDPTRFLYLPFDADPLYQLHSDDQLRRAVRYYESRVLGRGDANGSHFIILDAVHRIEHSTKPDVDGWGSVVAELLEDAPDRHVAVTASSEIQIQREFDRADVPSSAYAVQPILPEKFRDYIFALYPNLEANETTRISPTSIRTGDTSLPTAVERGDPDALVEELRSKHQQVADDERRIQSRVIDYLAMGGVISYAQAGVVESADDLHPDAYESLREDVKSALYREIPGFESIKTIDDLERLCALAARNCGAEPIDYRDLTSLLDVDRRTIADSYLPALSELYLLTGVTEYDNQRPRSVRLYLRDTGLATALTGGDAASVRGDFDREADLARIAGFDHTMRFAYGLKHAQNIDTTPTVQYWRGSNGEVDFVFELNETPIPIGLAYRPGTRESAIAAIQEFQTTYDSPLGIVLVGDTPRGEPPIETLEDGIIKLPYWLYLLLC, encoded by the coding sequence ATGACGACGGACGCCGGCGACGCGCTACTAAGCGACCTTCACGAGCACAACCCCTGGTGGGAAACAGGCGCCGAAGCGTTCACGCTTCCCGCCAGGCAGAAAAGCGACTTTTACCACCTCGCGCGCCCCGGCGCCGACGGGAGTCAATTCGAGGATCAACCGGTACTGGCCCTCGTCGGCCGCAGCGGCGCAGGTAAAACCACGCTCCTGTACGAATTCATCCGCCACCGCATCGACGCCGGCGACGACCCGACCCGATTTCTCTACCTTCCCTTCGACGCCGACCCGCTCTACCAGCTCCACTCCGATGACCAATTGCGACGCGCCGTCCGGTACTACGAAAGCCGTGTCCTCGGCCGCGGAGACGCGAACGGATCGCACTTCATCATCCTCGACGCCGTCCACCGGATCGAACACTCGACCAAACCGGACGTCGACGGCTGGGGATCCGTGGTCGCCGAACTGCTCGAAGACGCACCCGACCGACACGTCGCCGTCACCGCCAGCTCCGAAATCCAGATCCAACGCGAATTCGACCGAGCCGATGTCCCATCGTCAGCATACGCCGTCCAACCCATCCTCCCAGAGAAATTCCGCGACTACATCTTCGCCCTCTACCCGAACCTCGAAGCAAACGAAACAACCCGGATCAGTCCAACATCGATCCGAACAGGCGACACCAGCCTCCCAACCGCCGTCGAACGCGGCGACCCGGACGCACTCGTCGAGGAACTCCGATCGAAACACCAGCAAGTAGCCGACGACGAACGACGAATCCAGTCACGCGTCATCGATTACCTCGCAATGGGCGGCGTCATCAGCTACGCCCAGGCCGGAGTCGTCGAATCCGCCGACGACCTGCACCCGGACGCGTACGAGTCCCTACGCGAAGACGTTAAATCCGCTCTCTACCGAGAAATCCCCGGCTTCGAATCGATCAAAACCATCGACGACCTCGAACGACTGTGCGCACTCGCCGCGCGCAACTGCGGTGCAGAACCAATCGACTACCGCGACCTGACGAGCCTGCTCGACGTCGACCGGCGAACGATCGCCGACAGCTACCTCCCAGCCCTCTCCGAGCTATACCTCCTGACCGGCGTCACAGAGTACGACAACCAGCGCCCGCGATCGGTCCGCCTCTACCTGCGCGACACCGGACTCGCAACCGCGCTCACCGGCGGCGACGCAGCAAGCGTCCGCGGGGACTTCGACCGCGAAGCCGATCTCGCACGCATCGCAGGATTCGACCACACCATGCGCTTCGCCTACGGCCTCAAACACGCCCAAAACATCGACACAACCCCGACCGTCCAGTACTGGCGCGGATCCAACGGCGAAGTGGACTTCGTCTTCGAACTCAACGAGACACCAATCCCGATCGGCCTCGCCTACCGACCCGGCACACGCGAGTCGGCGATCGCGGCGATCCAAGAGTTCCAAACGACGTACGATTCACCCCTCGGAATCGTACTCGTCGGCGACACACCCCGCGGCGAACCCCCAATCGAAACACTCGAAGACGGCATCATCAAACTCCCATACTGGCTCTACCTGCTACTGTGTTAA
- a CDS encoding 6-pyruvoyl trahydropterin synthase family protein — protein MPQRISGGDFGSALLSNTEERTLVIGENKPIRISTGHRILHHDGKCSRPHGHNYEITVEITGHLAEEGWIVDKGDVTDVIGDWDHMFLVEEGDPLIDAFERSGDADSLIVLQHPPTAEVMSVLLEERMLEVFPDNVANVSVTVRETDELCATY, from the coding sequence ATGCCACAGAGAATATCTGGGGGTGATTTTGGTAGCGCCCTCCTTTCGAACACTGAAGAACGGACACTCGTAATCGGGGAAAACAAACCCATTCGGATCAGCACGGGTCACCGGATTCTCCACCACGACGGAAAGTGCTCGCGGCCCCACGGGCACAACTACGAGATTACGGTGGAAATCACCGGTCATCTCGCGGAGGAAGGCTGGATCGTGGACAAGGGAGATGTAACTGATGTCATCGGCGACTGGGATCACATGTTTCTCGTTGAGGAAGGGGATCCGCTGATCGATGCCTTCGAACGATCGGGCGATGCTGATTCACTCATCGTACTCCAGCACCCACCGACAGCTGAAGTGATGTCCGTTCTACTCGAGGAACGGATGCTGGAGGTGTTTCCGGACAACGTCGCAAACGTATCCGTGACGGTTCGAGAGACTGACGAACTTTGTGCGACGTACTAA
- a CDS encoding bifunctional RecB family nuclease/DEAD/DEAH box helicase, with protein sequence MVDTDDRPAVTLNPSGLGQYISYSGCPRFFRLKFFDHGLVNKRNWYDPNAGSDLFAELGLAYEEEQLKTLSEDASRVIGDTDSDGDVIPYDETWEDNTGSHGDIETQWKGGVREQLINLIETLADSDHDELDGPVVLFQTPMFGRIGVWDIAGIADLITLEPLPESRGVRTRVLEVKTSWKDKTSQQIQSTIYSLLLSTVVSECGVDHEPVATVVNREADLREHPLPELPPIDLPSRTAEVKRLLKQDGELHQLARKSFDEVGYRLERKCDGCPYNGICFTKAIESRDPALLNLTQGNQERLRVQGIDSLAGLTDLFEREEGTKPYDYDELPVRDETIVRALESEGTLSNRLDEIVQRAQVLRGELDPSYDSFGGVEYLRGSGNGNLPDDDPHPRLPGGACERNELIRVYLYVQHDPVRDRLALLAARINCDKTDATTVVEFSEQLPAAKDDSLDAEAKLLEAFFERLIKAIQGIKAEFGSSPDQGYVHLYTYSAHERDALMEGVQRQPSVFGSAAVRDLLGLREGLDQPMVSVVHNDITSRLALQYPGTGLIQTVEQMQAFADESYPRRWFSATDWKATIAGDEVDLRDVFRTGLFEGKRAYVEEGNSIRLLLGDPGDPDREPDGFYPLYNRFGNQIPLEYLWAARGKLDDDVELGTGSSSLSTYRYYDGEGSKPIGAPEVKALAQRLTEALEHVERAIAYKNWQIDKQPLDLSRLPAFSLENIELNRACQEYLDLEHTTNYRDCLDHYLKPPRKRMQTGDSTIFRVTNVEPAGQWDIRVEGDLLYDELFRNPDQVIDSCRISGSDDGGSGSWRVMSKLERNGREFRQVNATYPRYLANSIKASVESFDRTGKTITVSASTHGGFGRSRYLEWHRSATMEPEEADGEDYTTLVSEGDLFVLDPYADSYPALRAYEALERTESNALYHQLNRAFQDGETEQFDRQFCSPTAVADFIETFEDATGARPRGNQAEFVKEVDHSVSVLQGPPGTGKTSFTLAPAVLARLAASEDEGDRLLTVVTAPSHTAVDEAMEDIVTNWADLTESSATTAATEFVRVRAGSSTDVREAVDEHVRFVDYYDTTDVVEMTDALRPHVTPDGRATNHLVVFTTPTSLRGVINKCSGELFALDDAEAVMDAGISFVDLLAIDEASMLDLPATLLSSAFLKDDAQTLLIGDHRQMEPVQQHDWEGEDRRTIEENVPFMSVLNFVRFLRGDLEETDFAFAQSPDIGDAIPITRLDRTYRLHTRVADLLTDLVYTDDGIKLKSSQTATIDHVHAGTDGVAAAMNPQAPAALVIHDEDESQDANRTEVAIVAALLSALDDPQPTETGIVTPHNAQKGRLNQQFNGTATIDTVERFQGGERDVMVISATASDPDYVRSEAEFLLNPNRLNVAMSRMKKKLVIVASESVFEVTPPNADEFDQTLIWKRLYDALGVTDNSPATSVWEGDLGEFCPSNVDIPRGKSGTNIDVYALESE encoded by the coding sequence ATGGTTGATACCGATGATCGGCCGGCAGTCACACTAAATCCGAGCGGTCTCGGCCAATACATCAGTTATTCTGGGTGTCCGCGATTTTTCAGACTGAAGTTTTTCGACCACGGCCTCGTGAATAAGCGAAACTGGTACGATCCGAACGCAGGTAGTGACCTTTTCGCAGAACTTGGGTTAGCCTACGAAGAAGAACAATTGAAAACACTCAGTGAGGATGCATCCCGAGTCATCGGGGACACTGACAGCGATGGTGATGTGATCCCATATGATGAGACGTGGGAAGACAATACGGGATCACACGGCGACATAGAAACGCAGTGGAAAGGTGGAGTCCGTGAACAGTTGATCAATCTGATCGAGACCCTCGCAGATAGCGACCATGACGAGTTGGATGGACCCGTCGTGTTGTTCCAGACACCCATGTTTGGACGGATCGGAGTCTGGGACATTGCTGGTATTGCCGATCTCATCACACTGGAACCGCTTCCGGAGAGTCGCGGCGTCCGAACTAGAGTTCTGGAGGTCAAGACGTCCTGGAAGGACAAGACATCTCAGCAGATTCAATCGACGATCTATAGTTTACTATTAAGCACGGTGGTTTCCGAGTGTGGCGTCGATCATGAACCCGTCGCCACAGTAGTTAATCGTGAGGCAGACCTCCGCGAACATCCCCTGCCGGAACTCCCGCCGATCGATCTTCCCTCGCGGACCGCGGAGGTGAAACGCCTGTTGAAACAGGATGGTGAACTACACCAGTTAGCGCGAAAGTCGTTTGACGAGGTCGGGTATCGCCTCGAACGAAAATGCGACGGGTGCCCGTATAACGGGATTTGTTTCACGAAAGCAATTGAATCACGCGATCCAGCACTGTTGAACCTCACACAGGGGAATCAGGAACGGCTTCGAGTGCAGGGCATAGACTCGCTCGCGGGGTTGACCGACCTGTTTGAGCGAGAAGAGGGGACGAAACCGTATGATTACGACGAACTCCCAGTACGTGATGAGACAATCGTTCGTGCCTTAGAGAGTGAGGGAACCCTTTCGAATCGCCTCGACGAAATCGTTCAACGGGCTCAGGTACTCCGTGGAGAACTCGATCCGTCGTACGACTCGTTCGGCGGCGTAGAGTACCTACGTGGCAGTGGGAACGGCAATCTCCCTGACGACGATCCGCATCCACGATTGCCCGGAGGGGCGTGTGAGCGCAACGAACTGATCCGGGTGTACCTGTACGTCCAGCACGATCCCGTACGTGACCGGCTGGCGCTCTTGGCTGCTCGCATCAATTGTGACAAGACCGATGCGACGACCGTCGTTGAATTTAGCGAGCAACTCCCAGCGGCGAAAGACGATAGCCTCGACGCGGAAGCGAAGCTACTGGAAGCGTTTTTCGAACGGCTAATCAAAGCAATCCAGGGCATAAAAGCCGAGTTTGGCTCGAGTCCAGACCAGGGCTATGTCCATCTGTACACGTATTCCGCCCACGAACGGGACGCACTCATGGAGGGTGTTCAACGACAACCGTCCGTCTTTGGAAGCGCCGCAGTACGTGATCTTCTGGGACTACGAGAGGGACTCGACCAACCGATGGTGTCGGTCGTGCATAACGATATTACGAGTCGCTTGGCGTTACAATACCCGGGGACAGGGCTCATCCAGACAGTCGAGCAAATGCAGGCGTTCGCCGACGAGTCCTATCCTCGACGCTGGTTTTCTGCTACCGATTGGAAAGCGACGATTGCTGGCGACGAAGTTGACCTTCGGGATGTATTCAGGACTGGGTTGTTCGAGGGGAAGCGAGCGTACGTCGAGGAGGGCAACTCGATCAGATTGCTCCTTGGTGATCCAGGCGATCCGGATCGGGAGCCAGATGGCTTCTACCCACTGTACAATCGATTTGGAAATCAGATTCCCCTGGAGTACCTGTGGGCTGCTCGCGGTAAGTTAGACGATGATGTGGAACTCGGGACGGGCAGTTCGTCGCTCTCAACATATCGGTACTACGACGGGGAGGGCTCCAAACCGATCGGAGCCCCAGAAGTGAAAGCACTCGCACAGCGACTGACGGAAGCTCTCGAGCACGTCGAACGGGCGATCGCGTACAAGAACTGGCAAATCGATAAGCAACCACTCGATTTGAGCCGACTGCCAGCCTTCTCGCTTGAAAATATTGAACTGAACCGTGCCTGCCAAGAGTATCTTGATCTGGAACACACGACGAACTATCGTGACTGTCTCGACCATTACCTCAAACCGCCTCGAAAGCGCATGCAGACCGGCGATTCGACGATTTTCCGCGTCACGAACGTCGAACCTGCTGGCCAGTGGGATATCCGCGTCGAGGGCGATCTTCTCTATGACGAGTTGTTCCGAAATCCGGATCAGGTGATCGATAGTTGCCGGATCAGCGGCTCGGACGACGGCGGCTCCGGAAGCTGGCGAGTAATGTCGAAACTCGAGCGCAACGGCAGGGAATTCAGACAAGTCAATGCGACATACCCGCGGTATCTGGCAAATTCGATCAAGGCATCCGTCGAGTCGTTCGATCGAACCGGCAAAACGATCACGGTGAGTGCATCGACCCACGGTGGGTTCGGCCGCAGCCGGTACCTTGAGTGGCACCGGAGTGCAACGATGGAACCCGAGGAAGCCGACGGAGAGGATTACACGACGCTGGTCTCTGAAGGTGACCTCTTTGTGCTTGATCCGTACGCGGATTCTTACCCCGCGCTCAGAGCCTACGAAGCGCTCGAGCGGACGGAGTCGAACGCGTTGTACCACCAGTTGAACCGCGCGTTCCAGGACGGCGAAACTGAGCAGTTCGACCGGCAGTTTTGTTCGCCGACCGCTGTTGCGGACTTCATCGAAACGTTCGAGGATGCGACGGGTGCGCGTCCCCGCGGGAACCAGGCGGAGTTCGTTAAGGAAGTTGACCACAGCGTCTCCGTTCTGCAAGGGCCGCCAGGAACCGGCAAGACCAGTTTTACGCTTGCACCGGCGGTGTTAGCTCGACTCGCAGCGAGCGAAGACGAGGGGGATCGGTTACTCACGGTTGTGACTGCGCCGTCGCACACTGCTGTTGATGAAGCGATGGAGGACATCGTCACGAACTGGGCCGACCTCACTGAGAGTTCAGCAACCACTGCGGCAACCGAGTTTGTTCGGGTTCGTGCCGGTTCTTCCACCGATGTCCGTGAGGCCGTCGACGAGCACGTACGGTTTGTCGATTATTACGATACAACTGATGTGGTCGAGATGACCGACGCGCTTCGTCCACACGTGACGCCGGACGGTCGGGCGACGAATCATCTCGTCGTGTTCACCACGCCGACATCGCTTCGGGGTGTGATTAACAAATGCTCGGGTGAGTTATTCGCTCTCGACGACGCTGAAGCGGTGATGGATGCCGGGATTTCGTTCGTCGATTTGCTGGCGATCGACGAGGCGAGTATGCTCGATCTGCCGGCGACGCTCCTCTCGAGTGCGTTCCTCAAGGACGATGCACAAACGCTCCTCATCGGTGACCACCGGCAAATGGAGCCAGTTCAACAACACGACTGGGAGGGGGAGGATCGCCGAACCATCGAAGAGAATGTGCCGTTCATGTCGGTGTTGAACTTCGTCCGATTCCTCAGAGGCGACCTTGAGGAAACCGATTTTGCATTCGCCCAATCACCCGATATCGGTGACGCGATTCCGATCACACGCCTCGACCGAACCTATCGGCTACACACTCGAGTCGCTGACTTGCTCACTGACCTGGTGTACACTGACGACGGGATAAAACTCAAATCAAGCCAGACAGCGACGATTGATCACGTTCACGCCGGTACGGACGGCGTTGCAGCCGCGATGAATCCGCAAGCTCCGGCTGCCCTTGTTATTCATGACGAGGACGAGAGCCAAGACGCTAACCGAACCGAGGTCGCTATTGTAGCCGCGTTGTTGAGCGCGTTGGATGATCCACAACCAACGGAGACTGGAATTGTGACGCCACACAATGCCCAGAAAGGACGACTCAACCAGCAGTTTAATGGAACCGCAACGATCGATACCGTCGAGCGGTTTCAGGGTGGGGAACGCGATGTCATGGTTATCTCGGCCACTGCAAGCGACCCGGACTATGTCCGAAGCGAAGCCGAATTTCTGTTAAATCCAAACCGATTGAACGTCGCCATGTCCCGAATGAAGAAGAAACTCGTCATCGTTGCAAGCGAATCCGTGTTTGAGGTGACACCACCGAATGCCGATGAGTTTGACCAAACGTTGATATGGAAGCGCTTGTACGACGCCCTTGGCGTCACCGACAATAGCCCAGCGACGTCAGTTTGGGAGGGAGATCTTGGTGAGTTTTGTCCAAGTAACGTTGATATTCCCCGCGGAAAATCCGGCACGAATATCGATGTCTACGCCTTGGAATCGGAGTAA
- a CDS encoding vWA domain-containing protein, giving the protein MTATYDDLVDGIRLDLDVELITRRPVDCDGVRLHRLLVADQHGEHFPVLIASTADPHHDLKTGATYQMQELYACDPPTRAGETSIDCPGCGSPVREAAGIDAIDPAVVRAAATLDIDQAFGVIDERTTVSVAGGREERVDDWRPMPTSEDDTLDYICDACDRTLHAREVRNTGDGIARVDIAHDAVCSPSPATNASAPPTLGLAAGGASDATNFRKNIEQGFTPLPEAISDEGLFAEYHFETGDPVETDALFAPRYATAVSEHPLTGESEQYLAVGLDSTLTPDAFERPRLELVVVLDVSGSMNASFDTYYYDRHGRKRSNEGDGTTKLEAAKRSLCALTDQLRDGDRLGVVLFNEHAHVAKPIRDVGSTDVDAIHRHIDEVAAGGGTNLADGFSAAADVLGEGNPDPAVEHRIVFATDMMPNIGTTGSSELTRLIADAAVDGIHTTFLGVGLDENAALADHLSGIRGANHHFVHSATEFERHLCEAFEYMVTPLVFDLGLDLVTDGFEVLSVHGSPVTDDATDRLIDVGTLFPAPKRDDAVKGGIVLVRLNQQEPDADLELTASWTERDGFTHVERASVNVPDEPDVYADDGVRKAVALARYAGELREWAADVHERADPDEVERRIPISGEHERGSVPLTVPDRWADRFDRLHRYLNNERSATADDSLRRELDLLDALTRRATDVSAELCEQ; this is encoded by the coding sequence ATGACCGCGACGTACGACGACCTCGTCGACGGGATCCGCCTCGATCTCGACGTCGAACTCATCACCCGCCGCCCGGTCGACTGCGATGGCGTTCGACTCCACCGACTGCTCGTCGCCGACCAGCACGGTGAACACTTTCCGGTGCTGATCGCCTCGACCGCCGACCCGCACCACGACCTGAAGACCGGCGCCACGTACCAGATGCAGGAACTGTACGCGTGCGACCCGCCCACCCGCGCCGGCGAGACGTCGATCGACTGTCCGGGCTGCGGTTCGCCGGTACGTGAAGCGGCTGGGATCGATGCGATCGATCCCGCGGTCGTCCGCGCGGCGGCCACGCTCGACATCGACCAGGCTTTCGGTGTGATCGACGAGCGGACGACCGTCTCCGTTGCCGGCGGTCGTGAAGAGCGGGTCGACGACTGGCGGCCGATGCCGACGAGCGAGGACGACACGCTCGACTACATCTGCGACGCGTGCGACCGGACGCTTCACGCGCGAGAGGTTCGAAACACCGGTGACGGAATCGCGCGCGTCGACATAGCTCACGACGCGGTCTGCTCACCGTCACCCGCCACGAACGCGTCAGCCCCGCCGACCCTCGGCCTCGCGGCAGGCGGAGCGTCCGATGCGACCAACTTCCGGAAAAACATCGAGCAAGGGTTCACACCTTTACCCGAGGCAATCAGCGACGAGGGACTGTTTGCGGAGTACCACTTCGAGACGGGTGATCCGGTGGAGACCGACGCGCTGTTCGCACCTCGCTACGCGACCGCCGTGAGCGAGCATCCACTCACGGGAGAGAGCGAACAGTACCTAGCGGTCGGGCTCGATTCGACCTTGACACCGGATGCGTTCGAGCGCCCGAGACTTGAGCTAGTGGTCGTCCTCGACGTCTCCGGCTCGATGAACGCCTCGTTCGACACGTACTACTACGACCGTCACGGCCGCAAACGGTCGAACGAGGGTGACGGGACGACGAAACTGGAGGCGGCGAAACGCTCGCTGTGTGCGTTAACCGACCAGTTGCGCGACGGCGACCGGCTGGGCGTCGTGTTGTTCAACGAGCACGCACACGTGGCGAAGCCGATTCGCGACGTCGGCTCCACCGACGTGGACGCTATTCACCGGCACATCGACGAAGTCGCAGCCGGCGGCGGAACGAACCTCGCCGACGGATTCTCTGCGGCCGCCGACGTGCTGGGAGAAGGGAACCCGGATCCGGCGGTCGAACACCGGATCGTGTTCGCGACCGATATGATGCCGAACATCGGCACCACCGGGTCGTCGGAGTTAACGCGGTTAATCGCGGACGCGGCGGTCGATGGTATCCACACGACGTTTCTGGGCGTCGGCCTCGACGAGAACGCCGCACTCGCCGACCACCTCTCCGGTATCCGCGGCGCGAACCACCACTTCGTCCACTCGGCGACCGAGTTCGAGCGGCATCTCTGCGAGGCGTTCGAGTACATGGTCACGCCGCTCGTGTTCGATCTCGGACTCGATCTCGTCACTGACGGATTCGAAGTACTCTCTGTCCACGGCTCGCCCGTCACAGACGACGCGACGGATCGCCTGATCGACGTCGGAACGCTCTTTCCGGCCCCGAAACGGGACGACGCGGTTAAAGGAGGCATCGTACTGGTCCGACTGAACCAGCAAGAACCGGACGCTGATCTGGAACTGACCGCGTCGTGGACCGAGCGCGACGGGTTCACTCACGTCGAGCGCGCGAGCGTCAACGTCCCCGACGAGCCAGACGTGTACGCTGACGACGGCGTTCGCAAGGCGGTGGCGCTGGCTCGCTACGCTGGCGAACTAAGAGAATGGGCGGCCGACGTCCACGAGCGAGCGGATCCAGACGAAGTCGAGAGACGCATACCAATCAGCGGCGAACACGA